In a genomic window of Bacteroidota bacterium:
- a CDS encoding DUF4476 domain-containing protein yields the protein MKKIFLLVFVIIFKLNSSFAQNSNLILFTEQGEQFTVILNGIKQNAKPETNVKVTGLNAPNYKMKVIFENKSIPDMDKTVYLEPGSEVTYSIKKNASAVYTIRLQSAVPVAEAAPSRAGESVVVYHSTPAVTQQTTTTTTSYGEPDNVNVNVGIGGVGINMNVSGMDTYGSSQTTTTTTHTTTTYSNSEPEQPKQKVYVMPGYNGAVGCPWPLSHQDFNGVKNSISSKSFDDTKLTIAKQVISSNCLLSAQVKEIMLLFSFEDTRLDLAKYAYGYTFDIGNYYQINDAFTFSSSIDELNSYIQGFRR from the coding sequence ATGAAAAAAATCTTTTTACTTGTATTTGTCATTATTTTCAAGCTGAACAGCAGCTTTGCACAAAATTCAAATTTAATTTTGTTTACAGAGCAAGGTGAACAATTTACTGTTATTTTAAATGGGATTAAGCAAAATGCAAAGCCCGAAACCAATGTAAAAGTTACAGGTTTGAATGCTCCTAATTATAAAATGAAAGTAATTTTTGAAAACAAGTCTATTCCGGATATGGATAAAACTGTGTATTTGGAGCCAGGTTCAGAAGTAACCTATTCTATTAAGAAAAATGCGAGTGCAGTGTATACTATACGTTTGCAAAGTGCAGTTCCGGTTGCTGAAGCAGCTCCATCTCGTGCAGGTGAATCGGTAGTTGTATATCATTCAACACCTGCAGTAACGCAGCAAACTACAACTACCACAACTTCTTATGGTGAACCCGATAATGTTAATGTAAATGTGGGAATAGGCGGCGTAGGAATCAACATGAATGTAAGCGGAATGGATACTTATGGAAGTAGTCAAACCACAACCACCACAACCCATACTACAACTACATACAGCAATTCGGAACCTGAACAACCTAAGCAAAAAGTTTACGTAATGCCCGGCTACAATGGTGCAGTTGGATGTCCATGGCCTTTGAGTCACCAGGATTTTAATGGTGTTAAAAATTCTATTTCTTCAAAAAGTTTTGACGATACTAAACTGACGATTGCTAAACAGGTCATTTCAAGTAATTGCCTATTATCAGCACAAGTAAAAGAAATAATGCTGTTGTTTAGTTTTGAAGATACACGTCTTGATTTAGCTAAGTATGCATATGGGTATACTTTTGATATTGGAAATTATTACCAAATTAATGATGCCTTTACTTTTTCATCTTCTATTGATGAATTAAATTCATATATTCAAGGATTTAGAAGATAA
- the priA gene encoding primosomal protein N', with the protein MERLTLFVDVILPLALPQHYTYRIPFEFNSEIEVGKRVVVQLGKSKLYTALVRKIHSTPPAHYEAKYIDSIVDANPLVTEVQFQLWEWMAAYYMCTPGEVMNAALPSGLKLSSETKICLHPTYFEQSDEHKIELEKNLSDKEFMIAEALFLRQVITVQEATQILGIKTVYPTIKLLIEKNIVEVQETINEKYKEKTEFVVSLTEYAKDEQNMRAIFDKLEKRAFKQLQLLLCFLKLSKEFGEATEDVKKDVLLKEAGVSATLLNELIKKNVLQLNAQKVDRLGTFRSENKTVELSSHQQNAFNKITELFAEKEVVLLQGITSSGKTELYVKLIEETFRQQKQILYLLPEIALTTQIISRIRKFFGEAVGVYHSKFSENERVEVWNKVLDFVVDKDAKENLSGAQTYQLIIGARSSLFLPFKNLGLIIVDEEHDTSYKQYDPAPRYNARDSALVLARMHGAKTLLGTATPAIESYYNAQQNKYGYVQLTERYGGIQLPEIVVSDVKECKKRKEMKSHFTPLMLQEVGLALAKKEQVILFQNRRGFAPMLECTTCAWVPQCKQCDVSLTYHKNSNLLKCHYCGFSSTLPDRCEACGDTTLLMKGFGTEKIEEELAIFFPEARIARMDLDTTRSKYAYANLIQSFEEGTIDVLVGTQMITKGLDFNNVSVVGILNADTMMHFPDFRAFERAYQLMAQVSGRAGRKEKRGKVIIQTYTPNHEVIQTVIDNKWEAFYESQLVERKKFNYPPFDKLIRLTLKHKDATIVDNASYDLAQQLRDHFANRILGPEFPAVARVRNYFLKNILIKIEKEISAHQVKQKIHELCNQLKLIPEYKSIVLIADVDPG; encoded by the coding sequence ATGGAACGCCTTACACTTTTTGTGGATGTTATTTTACCTTTGGCATTGCCACAGCATTATACATATCGTATCCCATTTGAATTTAATAGCGAAATTGAAGTAGGTAAAAGGGTAGTGGTGCAATTAGGGAAATCGAAGTTATATACTGCCTTAGTTCGAAAAATACATTCAACTCCTCCTGCCCACTATGAAGCAAAATACATCGATTCGATAGTAGATGCGAATCCGCTTGTTACAGAAGTACAGTTTCAACTTTGGGAATGGATGGCAGCTTATTATATGTGTACTCCGGGAGAAGTAATGAATGCTGCACTTCCATCAGGGTTAAAGCTTTCTAGTGAAACAAAAATTTGTTTGCATCCTACTTATTTTGAGCAAAGCGATGAGCATAAAATTGAACTCGAAAAAAATTTAAGCGATAAAGAATTTATGATTGCTGAAGCTTTGTTTTTACGACAAGTAATTACTGTGCAGGAAGCCACACAAATTCTCGGTATAAAAACAGTGTACCCTACTATTAAATTGCTTATCGAAAAAAATATTGTAGAAGTACAAGAAACAATCAATGAAAAGTATAAAGAAAAAACTGAATTTGTTGTAAGCCTTACTGAATATGCTAAGGACGAACAAAACATGCGAGCAATTTTTGATAAACTCGAAAAACGCGCCTTTAAACAACTACAGTTACTTCTTTGTTTTTTGAAACTTTCGAAAGAATTTGGAGAGGCTACTGAAGATGTAAAAAAGGATGTATTGCTCAAAGAAGCGGGCGTGTCTGCCACACTACTCAACGAATTGATAAAAAAAAATGTGTTGCAGTTGAATGCACAAAAAGTAGATCGTTTGGGCACATTTAGGTCGGAGAATAAAACAGTTGAATTAAGTTCACACCAACAAAATGCATTTAATAAGATAACTGAATTATTTGCAGAAAAGGAGGTTGTTTTATTGCAAGGTATTACCTCGAGCGGTAAAACTGAACTGTATGTAAAACTTATTGAAGAAACCTTCAGACAACAAAAGCAAATACTGTATTTATTACCTGAAATTGCTTTAACCACTCAAATAATAAGTAGAATTCGAAAATTTTTTGGTGAAGCAGTTGGCGTGTATCACAGCAAGTTTAGTGAAAATGAACGAGTGGAAGTTTGGAATAAGGTGCTTGATTTTGTTGTTGATAAAGATGCAAAGGAAAATCTTTCGGGAGCTCAAACTTACCAATTGATAATTGGAGCGAGGTCCTCTTTGTTTTTACCTTTTAAGAACCTGGGATTAATTATTGTTGACGAAGAACACGACACTTCTTACAAACAGTACGATCCGGCACCACGCTACAACGCCCGCGATTCGGCACTTGTATTGGCTCGGATGCATGGAGCAAAAACTCTTTTAGGAACTGCAACACCTGCAATTGAATCGTATTACAATGCCCAACAAAACAAATATGGCTATGTACAATTAACTGAACGGTATGGTGGTATTCAGCTTCCTGAAATTGTGGTTTCGGATGTTAAGGAATGTAAGAAGCGAAAAGAAATGAAATCGCACTTTACTCCACTTATGCTGCAAGAAGTTGGACTTGCATTAGCAAAAAAAGAACAAGTAATTTTATTTCAAAACCGTCGTGGATTTGCCCCTATGCTTGAATGTACTACTTGTGCTTGGGTGCCTCAGTGCAAGCAATGCGATGTAAGTTTAACTTATCACAAGAACAGTAATTTGTTGAAATGTCATTATTGTGGATTTAGTAGTACACTGCCCGATAGATGTGAAGCTTGTGGCGATACAACACTTTTGATGAAAGGATTTGGTACTGAGAAAATTGAAGAAGAGTTGGCCATTTTTTTTCCGGAGGCACGCATTGCACGTATGGATTTAGATACCACTCGAAGTAAGTATGCATACGCTAATTTGATACAAAGTTTTGAGGAAGGTACGATAGACGTGTTAGTTGGAACACAAATGATTACCAAAGGGCTAGATTTTAATAATGTGAGTGTTGTGGGTATTTTAAATGCGGATACCATGATGCATTTTCCTGATTTTAGAGCTTTTGAACGAGCCTATCAATTAATGGCGCAAGTGAGTGGGAGAGCAGGACGCAAAGAGAAACGCGGAAAGGTAATTATTCAAACATACACTCCCAATCACGAGGTTATACAAACCGTTATTGATAATAAGTGGGAAGCATTTTATGAAAGTCAGTTGGTTGAACGTAAAAAATTTAATTATCCTCCATTCGATAAATTAATTCGGCTTACTTTGAAACATAAAGATGCTACTATTGTAGATAATGCTTCCTACGATTTGGCGCAACAACTGCGTGATCATTTTGCAAACCGAATCCTAGGTCCGGAGTTTCCGGCAGTTGCCAGAGTAAGAAATTACTTCTTAAAAAATATTCTTATAAAAATAGAGAAAGAAATTTCAGCACATCAAGTGAAGCAAAAAATTCATGAATTGTGCAATCAACTAAAACTAATTCCTGAATACAAATCGATTGTATTAATTGCAGACGTTGATCCGGGCTAG
- the maf gene encoding septum formation protein Maf, translating to MKLNYQCILASKSPRRQQLLNALGVDFSVKTKEIDESFPSHLVAQEIPLYLSEIKSQCFEEELHQPNNLVITADTIVWINNKVLNKPTNFDEAVSMLEVLSGNMHQVFTAVCLKSQKKTHSFYTTTKVYFKKHSLEQIQQYVNAYQPYDKAGGYGAQECLPIGMNPCSLKEIDFLTKLNRLDIIESSKTKRDALVAPVEVERIEGSYFNVMGLPLVELADELTNF from the coding sequence ATGAAATTAAATTACCAGTGTATTTTAGCATCAAAATCGCCGCGAAGGCAACAATTATTAAACGCCTTAGGTGTTGATTTTAGTGTAAAGACCAAAGAGATTGACGAAAGTTTTCCTTCACATTTAGTTGCGCAAGAAATTCCATTGTACTTGAGTGAAATTAAATCTCAATGCTTTGAAGAAGAATTACATCAACCTAACAACCTTGTTATTACTGCCGATACCATAGTTTGGATAAATAACAAGGTGCTTAATAAACCAACCAACTTTGATGAGGCAGTATCGATGCTGGAAGTGCTTTCGGGAAATATGCATCAGGTTTTTACCGCTGTTTGCTTAAAGTCACAAAAAAAAACACATAGCTTTTATACTACTACTAAGGTGTATTTTAAAAAGCATAGCTTAGAGCAAATTCAGCAATATGTGAATGCATATCAACCCTATGATAAAGCAGGTGGTTATGGAGCCCAGGAATGTTTACCGATAGGAATGAATCCATGTTCGCTGAAGGAAATTGATTTTTTAACTAAACTCAACAGGCTCGATATAATTGAATCCAGTAAAACTAAACGAGACGCGCTGGTAGCTCCTGTTGAAGTTGAAAGAATAGAAGGATCTTATTTTAATGTGATGGGATTGCCATTGGTGGAATTGGCCGATGAATTAACTAATTTTTAA
- a CDS encoding GMP synthase, with protein sequence MSESSLKVAILDLYDNHPNQGMRCIKEIVEEFKLSYNVYDVRAKNEVPAMDYDIFISSGGPGNPLPIHHEWEKKYFELIDALHANNLKPGTKKKYVFFICHSFQMVMHHFRLAQLTKRKSPSFGVLPVHKTHEGLSEPILQNLKEPFYIVDSRDYQIVQPNRDRMHKMGAKILCIEKERHHVPLERAIMCVRFDEYFIGTQFHPEADVKGMMAHYKNPDKIKQTIEAYGDAKYHTMIDGLNDEEKIKKTNSEILPNFLKQSIKALTSNN encoded by the coding sequence ATGTCTGAATCATCCCTAAAAGTTGCCATTCTCGATTTATACGATAACCATCCTAACCAAGGAATGCGTTGCATAAAGGAGATAGTTGAGGAATTTAAATTGAGTTACAACGTATACGATGTGCGTGCAAAAAATGAGGTTCCGGCTATGGATTACGATATATTTATTTCCTCAGGTGGTCCCGGAAATCCTTTGCCCATACATCACGAATGGGAAAAAAAATACTTCGAGTTAATTGATGCTTTGCATGCTAACAATTTAAAACCCGGCACTAAAAAAAAATATGTGTTTTTTATTTGCCATTCCTTTCAAATGGTGATGCACCATTTTCGACTTGCACAACTTACTAAACGAAAATCACCCTCCTTTGGAGTATTGCCGGTTCATAAAACACATGAAGGCCTAAGTGAGCCAATACTTCAAAATTTAAAAGAACCCTTTTATATTGTCGATAGTCGCGATTACCAAATAGTTCAACCCAATCGTGACCGCATGCACAAAATGGGCGCAAAAATATTGTGCATCGAAAAAGAAAGGCATCATGTACCTTTAGAAAGAGCAATTATGTGTGTACGTTTTGACGAGTACTTTATAGGTACACAGTTTCATCCAGAAGCCGATGTTAAAGGTATGATGGCGCATTACAAAAACCCTGATAAAATTAAACAAACCATTGAAGCCTATGGCGATGCAAAATACCACACTATGATTGATGGCTTAAATGATGAAGAAAAAATTAAGAAAACGAATAGCGAAATTTTGCCTAATTTTTTAAAGCAGAGTATTAAAGCATTAACCTCAAATAACTAA
- a CDS encoding carboxylate-amine ligase yields MPEFTLGIEEEFQIIDPKTRDLSMRQHNIVDRGKTILADNVKAEMHQSVVEVATNICANIAEARKEVTHLRKVIAGLALEENLSIAAAGTHPFAMWQEQLITNHPRYEEIVNELQDAARSNLIFGLHVHVGIETREEAIQIMNSARYFLPHIFALSTNSPFWEGRNTGYHSFRTKVFDKFPRTGIPELFRSIAEYDNYIDLLVKTNCIDNGKKIWWDMRVHPFFSTVEFRVCDVPLRVDETIALAAVMQALIAKLHKLMKANLDFRTYSRALINENKWRAARYGINGKMIDFGKQQEVETRALIIELLAFVDDVVDGLGSRKEIDYIYEMLANGTGADRQLAVYKKTNDLKKVVDYMITESNAGLF; encoded by the coding sequence ATGCCTGAATTTACACTTGGAATTGAAGAAGAGTTTCAAATAATAGATCCTAAAACCCGCGATCTTAGCATGCGTCAGCACAATATTGTTGACCGTGGTAAAACAATACTAGCTGATAATGTTAAAGCCGAAATGCATCAATCGGTAGTTGAAGTAGCAACCAACATTTGCGCTAATATTGCTGAAGCAAGAAAGGAAGTTACCCATTTGCGTAAAGTAATTGCCGGTTTGGCCTTGGAAGAAAATTTATCTATTGCCGCCGCAGGAACCCATCCATTTGCTATGTGGCAGGAACAACTGATTACGAATCATCCGCGCTACGAGGAAATTGTGAATGAATTGCAAGATGCTGCACGTTCAAATTTAATTTTTGGATTGCATGTTCACGTTGGAATTGAAACCCGCGAAGAAGCAATTCAAATCATGAACTCGGCACGTTATTTCTTACCGCATATTTTTGCCTTGAGCACAAATTCTCCTTTTTGGGAAGGTAGAAATACTGGATATCATTCATTCCGTACAAAGGTGTTTGATAAATTCCCAAGAACAGGTATACCTGAGTTATTTAGAAGCATCGCTGAATACGACAACTACATTGATTTATTGGTAAAAACTAATTGCATCGATAATGGTAAAAAAATATGGTGGGACATGCGTGTTCATCCATTTTTTAGTACCGTCGAATTCAGAGTATGTGATGTGCCACTCAGAGTTGACGAAACCATTGCTCTAGCGGCTGTAATGCAAGCACTTATTGCCAAACTGCACAAATTAATGAAAGCCAATTTAGATTTTCGAACCTATTCACGTGCGTTAATTAATGAGAATAAATGGAGAGCCGCTCGTTACGGAATTAATGGAAAAATGATTGATTTTGGAAAACAACAAGAGGTTGAAACCAGAGCATTAATAATAGAATTGCTTGCATTTGTTGATGACGTGGTAGATGGTTTAGGCAGCCGAAAAGAAATTGATTATATATATGAAATGCTTGCCAATGGTACCGGAGCCGATCGTCAACTTGCAGTTTATAAAAAAACCAACGACCTCAAAAAAGTAGTTGATTATATGATTACTGAATCGAATGCCGGTTTATTTTAA
- a CDS encoding metal-dependent transcriptional regulator, whose protein sequence is MNSFTEENYLKEIFKLMQQEDSMVSTNAIADKLGTRAASVTDMLIKLSDKKLVHYKKYQGVTLTSKGKKVALEIIRNHRLWEVFLVEKLQFKWDEVHEMAEELEHINSKEMVLRLDKYLGYPKFDPHGDPIPDGKGKIGVKKSRLLSQLIPNKAAQVLGVVDHSPAFLQYIEKLGIMPGHGIKLKEIIEYDKSISISINGKEPVFISNDVAKNILISA, encoded by the coding sequence ATGAATTCATTTACCGAAGAAAATTATCTAAAGGAAATATTTAAATTGATGCAGCAAGAAGATAGCATGGTAAGTACCAACGCTATAGCCGATAAATTGGGAACAAGAGCTGCATCGGTAACTGATATGCTAATTAAACTATCTGATAAAAAACTCGTTCATTATAAAAAATACCAAGGTGTAACCTTAACTTCTAAAGGAAAAAAAGTAGCCCTTGAAATTATTCGCAACCATCGATTATGGGAAGTTTTTTTAGTTGAAAAACTTCAGTTTAAATGGGATGAAGTGCACGAAATGGCCGAAGAATTGGAACATATCAACAGCAAAGAAATGGTATTGCGCCTCGATAAATATTTAGGCTACCCTAAATTTGATCCTCATGGTGATCCTATTCCTGATGGCAAAGGAAAAATTGGTGTAAAAAAATCACGGCTTCTTTCCCAGCTTATACCCAACAAAGCAGCACAGGTCTTAGGAGTTGTTGACCACTCTCCTGCTTTTTTACAATACATTGAAAAGTTGGGAATTATGCCCGGACATGGAATTAAATTGAAAGAAATAATTGAATACGATAAATCAATAAGTATCAGCATCAATGGCAAAGAGCCCGTATTTATCAGTAATGACGTCGCCAAAAACATTTTAATATCCGCATGA
- a CDS encoding esterase family protein has protein sequence MSVSFSTAIRSSFHRFLNRDSVIIERKNNFRSTTLARKIEFDVFLPPDYFSGKETYPVLYFNDGQDMTAIQLEQTLEKLYFENKISKIIVVAIHSGATRIQEYGTASQPDFAKRGSLAGKYTEFITQELMPYINSRYQTSNLPIHTAFAGFSLGGLSAMDISWHHPELFSKVGVFSGSFWWRKKALDKGYTDADRIMHAIVKNSIPRIGMKFWFQTGTLDETKDRNKNGIIDSIDDTLDLISELEGLGYTRKDAIRYLEIEGGRHDQETWAIALPDFLQWSFGVSARTN, from the coding sequence ATGTCGGTTAGTTTTAGTACTGCTATACGTTCCAGTTTTCATCGATTTTTAAATCGTGATTCGGTTATTATTGAACGAAAAAATAATTTTCGTTCTACTACCCTTGCACGTAAAATTGAATTTGATGTGTTTTTGCCACCCGATTACTTTTCAGGCAAAGAAACGTATCCTGTTCTTTATTTCAATGATGGTCAGGATATGACAGCCATTCAACTGGAGCAAACACTTGAGAAATTATATTTTGAGAATAAAATTTCTAAAATTATTGTAGTTGCTATACACAGTGGCGCAACTCGCATACAGGAATACGGAACCGCTTCTCAACCCGATTTTGCCAAAAGAGGCAGTTTAGCCGGAAAGTATACTGAGTTTATCACACAGGAATTAATGCCTTATATCAATTCGCGTTATCAAACTTCTAATTTACCCATACACACGGCCTTTGCAGGCTTTTCTTTAGGAGGTTTATCAGCAATGGATATATCTTGGCATCATCCTGAATTGTTTTCGAAAGTTGGCGTATTCAGCGGTTCATTTTGGTGGCGAAAAAAAGCACTGGATAAAGGCTATACAGATGCCGATAGAATTATGCATGCTATCGTTAAAAATAGTATCCCAAGAATTGGTATGAAATTTTGGTTTCAAACCGGAACTCTTGACGAAACCAAAGACCGAAATAAAAACGGAATAATAGACTCAATTGACGATACCCTTGATTTAATTAGTGAATTAGAAGGATTAGGCTATACTCGAAAAGATGCGATACGCTATCTGGAAATTGAAGGAGGCCGTCACGATCAAGAAACATGGGCTATTGCACTTCCTGATTTTTTGCAATGGAGCTTTGGGGTTTCTGCAAGAACTAATTAA
- a CDS encoding methyltransferase gives MPQQHFEFKQFKINQDKCAMKVGTDAVLLGSWVNAQESKSILDIGTGTGIIALMLAQKSGAQIDAIDIDENAFIQASENVSLCKWHERIKVYHQSLQQFEASAGDKKYDLIVSNPPYFIDSSKANAESRTAARHTDLLPFDELLNGVINLLEKKGKFCVILPFKEAELFRDMAEAKRLHIDKILRVKTRTDKTEKRLLMQFKFNPTSFSESSIVIEVDERHSYSDEYKELTKDYYLAF, from the coding sequence ATGCCGCAACAGCATTTTGAATTCAAACAATTTAAAATAAATCAAGATAAATGTGCCATGAAAGTTGGCACCGATGCTGTGTTGCTGGGCTCATGGGTAAATGCTCAAGAATCGAAATCCATTTTAGACATTGGTACAGGTACCGGAATAATTGCACTCATGCTTGCACAAAAGTCGGGAGCACAAATTGATGCCATTGACATTGATGAGAATGCTTTTATACAAGCAAGTGAAAATGTTTCTTTGTGTAAATGGCACGAGCGAATTAAAGTATACCATCAATCGCTACAACAATTTGAAGCAAGTGCCGGTGACAAAAAATATGACCTCATTGTAAGCAATCCTCCTTATTTTATTGATTCGTCAAAAGCAAACGCTGAATCGCGCACTGCTGCCCGTCATACTGATTTATTACCCTTTGATGAATTGTTAAATGGTGTAATTAACCTGCTGGAGAAAAAAGGAAAATTTTGTGTGATACTTCCTTTTAAAGAAGCTGAATTGTTTAGAGACATGGCTGAAGCTAAACGCTTGCACATCGATAAAATACTTAGGGTAAAAACACGTACTGATAAAACTGAAAAACGCTTGTTAATGCAGTTTAAGTTTAATCCAACTTCTTTTTCCGAAAGTAGCATAGTTATAGAAGTTGATGAACGTCATTCCTATTCGGATGAATACAAAGAACTTACAAAAGATTACTACTTGGCTTTTTAA
- a CDS encoding saccharopine dehydrogenase NADP-binding domain-containing protein: MKQVFIIGAGRSSSSLISYLLKHAKNENWKIKVGDVSLELAQQKVENHPLGEAIQFDMNDEVARHCEIEAADLIISMLPAHLHTKVAQDCVRFKKHLVTASYLSNEMRGLHEDAKNAGILLLNEIGLDPGIDHMSAMQIIEKLKSENQEIVSFKSYCGGLVAPESNDNPWGYKFSWNPRNVVLAGQSTAQYIDHGQKKYLPYNRLFTQTDVIEVEGLGKFDGYANRESLSYRSPYGLDNIATILRGYLRATGFCKAWNVFVKLGLTDDSYQIENANQQSYSELLEAFLPKGSDTVIQKLEYFMGADYDAAVAQKLNWLGLFDNTRITLEKGSPAQLLQHLLESKWELKPNDKDMIVMQHQFVTSKNKHLSSTLVVKGDDNVHTAMAKTVGLPMAIATRKILLGDIKLTGVQIPVMKEIYSPVLMELEELGIQFIEKTHS, encoded by the coding sequence ATGAAACAAGTATTTATTATTGGTGCAGGACGTTCTTCTTCTTCCTTAATTTCCTATCTTTTAAAGCATGCTAAAAATGAAAACTGGAAAATTAAAGTTGGAGACGTTTCATTAGAATTAGCTCAACAAAAAGTTGAAAATCATCCCTTGGGTGAGGCTATACAATTCGACATGAATGATGAAGTAGCCCGTCACTGTGAAATAGAAGCAGCCGATTTAATAATCAGCATGTTACCTGCACACTTACATACCAAGGTAGCGCAAGATTGTGTTCGATTTAAAAAGCACCTTGTTACAGCTTCCTATTTATCGAACGAGATGCGAGGTTTGCACGAAGACGCGAAAAATGCGGGAATATTATTGTTGAACGAAATTGGTTTAGATCCGGGCATTGATCATATGTCGGCTATGCAGATTATTGAAAAACTGAAATCTGAAAACCAAGAAATAGTCTCCTTTAAATCGTATTGTGGTGGATTGGTAGCTCCTGAAAGTAACGATAATCCCTGGGGCTATAAATTTTCGTGGAATCCACGAAATGTAGTACTTGCAGGACAGTCGACTGCGCAATACATTGATCATGGTCAAAAAAAGTACCTTCCTTATAATCGCTTGTTTACTCAAACCGATGTTATTGAAGTTGAAGGATTGGGTAAATTTGATGGATACGCCAATCGCGAGTCACTTTCTTATCGTTCGCCTTATGGATTAGATAATATAGCTACAATTTTACGTGGATATTTAAGGGCAACCGGTTTTTGTAAAGCTTGGAATGTATTTGTAAAACTTGGTTTAACCGACGATAGTTACCAAATTGAAAATGCAAACCAACAATCTTATAGTGAATTGCTAGAAGCTTTTTTACCAAAGGGAAGCGATACTGTAATCCAAAAGCTTGAATATTTTATGGGTGCAGATTACGATGCAGCTGTAGCACAAAAATTAAATTGGCTGGGACTATTCGACAACACACGAATAACACTAGAAAAAGGAAGTCCGGCACAGCTGTTACAACATTTACTTGAATCGAAATGGGAATTAAAACCTAACGATAAAGACATGATTGTAATGCAACATCAATTTGTTACGTCAAAAAATAAACACTTAAGTTCAACTTTAGTTGTTAAAGGTGATGACAATGTGCATACGGCAATGGCTAAAACAGTAGGTTTACCAATGGCAATAGCGACGCGTAAAATACTGTTGGGCGATATTAAATTAACCGGTGTTCAAATTCCGGTTATGAAAGAAATTTATTCACCGGTATTGATGGAATTGGAAGAATTAGGAATACAATTTATTGAAAAAACTCATTCCTAA
- a CDS encoding DUF423 domain-containing protein — protein sequence MLKTSLLIAASLALCSVCLGAFGAHTLKPLLSSEQLLSYETAVRYQMYHSLAALIVLSFYGRLNKKQVVRITQLFYLGILLFSGSIYLLACRDLLGISNYRWLGPITPIGGIIFMAGWIYLIFAFSKMKSETEK from the coding sequence ATGTTAAAAACATCCTTACTAATTGCTGCTTCCTTAGCCTTGTGTTCAGTATGTTTAGGAGCTTTTGGAGCACATACATTAAAACCCTTACTTAGCAGCGAACAGTTGCTCAGTTATGAAACAGCGGTTCGTTATCAAATGTACCATTCCTTGGCAGCATTGATAGTGCTTTCGTTTTACGGAAGGTTAAACAAAAAACAAGTAGTAAGAATTACACAATTATTTTACCTCGGAATTTTACTATTCTCTGGCTCTATTTATTTATTAGCGTGTCGTGATTTGCTTGGTATAAGTAACTATAGATGGTTAGGACCAATTACTCCAATTGGCGGAATAATATTTATGGCCGGTTGGATTTATTTGATTTTTGCGTTTAGTAAAATGAAGTCAGAGACGGAAAAATGA